In Necator americanus strain Aroian chromosome IV, whole genome shotgun sequence, the following proteins share a genomic window:
- a CDS encoding hypothetical protein (NECATOR_CHRIV.G16836.T1) — translation MFYVRSNLEKNTVENLWHMDDITTNNKTPTDLSWSGEKSKRRNEKKEKVKVNQSARCDQLRPCNSPIRQFCR, via the exons ATGTTCTATGTACGATCGAATCTCGAAAAAAACACCGTGGAAAACCTTTGGCATATGGATGACATTACAACGAACAACAAAACTCCAACCGATTTATCATGGTCGGGTGAAAAATCG aaaagaagaaatgaaaagaaagaaaaagtgaaagtaaatCAA AGTGCCCGATGTGATCAGCTCCGCCCATGCAATTCTCCTATTCGTCAATTTTGCCGTTGA